In Dryobates pubescens isolate bDryPub1 chromosome 8, bDryPub1.pri, whole genome shotgun sequence, a genomic segment contains:
- the TSPAN14 gene encoding tetraspanin-14 yields MHYYRYSNAEVSCWYKYLLFSYNIVFWLAGVAFLAAGLWAWSEKGVLSDLTKVTGLHGLDPVVLVLVVGIVMFTLGFAGCVGALRENICLLKFFCGAIVFIFLLELAVAVLAFLFQDWVRDRVKEFFENNIKSYRDDIDLQNLIDSLQKINHCCGAQGPEDWDFNIYFNCSSESKSREKCGVPFSCCIPDPAQKVVNTQCGYDIRKKSKSEWDDQIFVKGCIVALEAWLPKNIYIVAGVFIAISLLQIFGIFLARTLISDIEAVKAGNAF; encoded by the exons ctaGCTGGAGTGGCCTTCCTTGCAGCTGGTCTGTGGGCATGGAGTGAAAAG gGTGTATTGTCTGATCTGACAAAGGTGACTGGTCTTCATGGTCTGGACCCAGTGGTGCTTGTCTTAGTGGTGGGAATAGTGATGTTTACTTTAGGATTTGCTGGTTGTGTTGGAGCATTGAGAGAGAATATCTGCCTTCTGAAGTTT ttctGTGGAGCTATTGTGTTTAtattcctgctggagctggcagtggcagTTCTGGCTTTCCTGTTCCAGGATTGGGTGAGGGATAGGGTCAAGGAATTCTTTGAGAATAACATTAAGTCCTACCGAGATGATATTGACCTCCAGAACCTCATTGATTCGCTACAGAAAATT AACCATTGCTGTGGTGCCCAAGGTCCAGAAGACTGGGACTTCAACATATACTTTAATTGCAGCAGTGAAAGCAAAAGTCGTGAGAAGTGTGGCGTTCCTTTTTCCTGTTGTATACCTGATCCTGCT caAAAGGTGGTGAATACACAGTGTGGCTATGACATCAGAAAGAAG AGCAAGAGCGAATGGGACGATCAAATTTTTGTCAAAGGATGTATTGTTGCTCTTGAAGCTTGGTTACCCAAAAATATCTACATTGTTGCAGGTGTCTTCATAGCTATCTCATTGCTacag ATTTTTGGGATTTTCTTAGCCAGGACATTGATTTCTGATATTGAAGCTGTAAAGGCAGGTAATGCCTTCTGA